In the Streptomyces sp. 840.1 genome, one interval contains:
- a CDS encoding DUF4365 domain-containing protein, whose protein sequence is MALAQPEPSGLLSQRIAPQRGTLATTACMETLQVGYLHAVAAAAGCSLSQPFPDNGIDWHVSHGAPGHVVDDEVTIKVQLKCTYQIPARPPGATFAFTLDNAHLVKLARTPVSVHKILVVMLVPRSQDDWLRAGHDSLDLRHCCYWTNLAGHPVTGRHRTTVRIPTSRVFDDRALCEIMTRVGAGGRP, encoded by the coding sequence ATGGCACTCGCGCAGCCCGAACCGAGTGGGCTGCTGTCCCAGCGGATCGCACCGCAGCGCGGCACACTCGCCACCACCGCCTGCATGGAGACCCTCCAGGTGGGCTACTTGCACGCGGTCGCCGCCGCAGCGGGGTGTTCCCTGTCGCAGCCCTTCCCCGACAACGGCATCGACTGGCACGTCAGCCACGGCGCCCCCGGCCATGTCGTCGACGACGAGGTGACCATAAAGGTCCAGCTGAAGTGCACCTACCAGATACCGGCCCGCCCGCCCGGCGCGACGTTCGCCTTCACGCTCGACAACGCACACCTGGTGAAACTCGCCCGTACCCCCGTGTCGGTGCACAAGATCCTGGTCGTGATGCTCGTGCCCCGCAGCCAGGACGACTGGCTGCGGGCCGGACACGACAGCCTCGACCTGCGGCACTGCTGTTACTGGACCAATCTGGCCGGCCACCCGGTGACCGGCCGGCACCGGACCACCGTGCGGATCCCGACCTCGCGCGTCTTCGACGACCGGGCGCTCTGCGAGATCATGACCCGTGTCGGGGCAGGAGGGAGACCCTGA